A genomic window from Solanum stenotomum isolate F172 chromosome 10, ASM1918654v1, whole genome shotgun sequence includes:
- the LOC125841329 gene encoding ankyrin repeat-containing protein NPR4-like, translating into MDRRVNEAVLRGDVEAIQKFIEEDSNIVKQSIEGSLNTILHLAARLGHVELVREIVKLFPEMVSAENRDQETPLHEACREGRVEIVRILVENDPSIAYKTNLWDKSVLYVACERGRIEVVKYLLHNNNIHMLLMLEVDMSTTSLHAAASSGHTEVVKELAKVRPDFAWKKDELMNGCSPLHIACSKGHLDITRELLKLDMDLSGLQDNEGRTPLHWAVIKGRVNIIAEILSVSLESSKMTTKHGETILHLAVKNNHFEVLKFLMESLDVSNLMNFQDTDGNTILHLATVRKLNTMIIYLLKFGVEVNALNQKGYTTLDVVEADASKSGALAIIPALLDAGAKRCDQLPPIFQDIQQVVASPILGSSWQRKTTSFHSPSSSSQHSYHNNNYYHQRKHNNNNYRGTRTKKIKLQSEGLRNARKTITIVAVLIATVTFAAGINPPGGFNQGNGKALLGKKPAFKVFLVCNIVALFLSLGIVNVLVSVIPFKRRTMMKLMVATHKVMWISTLFMASAYIAAIWSILPQGKGDYWVLSEVVIIGGGCTMAVFLSLGILLVRQCKRKSDWRKKREEHHKKMKEESPKSNTSRVEDMKVVKRESHEDGSNSDVDSSDQGYHLY; encoded by the exons atggacAGGCGGGTGAATGAAGCAGTTTTGAGGGGAGATGTTGAAGCCattcaaaaattcattgaaGAAGATTCCAACATAGTAAAACAAAGCATTGAGGGTTCACTAAACACCATATTGCACCTAGCAGCTAGACTTGGTCATGTTGAATTGGTGAGGGAGATTGTGAAGTTGTTCCCTGAGATGGTGTCCGCGGAGAATCGGGATCAGGAGACGCCCTTACATGAAGCATGTAGAGAAGGGAGAGTAGAAATTGTGAGAATTCTGGTTGAGAATGATCCATCGATTGCTTACAAGACAAATTTGTGGGATAAGAGTGTGCTTTATGTAGCATGTGAGAGAGGGAGGATTGAAGTGGTTAAGTATTTgttacataataataatatccatatgttgttgatgcttgaAGTTGATATGTCCACTACTTCACTTCATGCTGCAGCTTCATCAGGCCATACAG AAGTAGTGAAGGAATTGGCTAAAGTTCGACCTGATTTTGCTTGGAAAAAGGATGAGTTGATGAATGGTTGCAGTCCATTACATATAGCATGCAGCAAAGGGCACTTAGATATAACAAGAGAATTGCTAAAGCTAGATATGGATCTTTCTGGTTTACAAGATAATGAAGGCAGAACTCCACTTCATTGGGCAGTCATTAAAGGAAGAGTGAATATTATTGCTGAGATACTCTCTGTGAGTCTTGAATCTTCTAAAATGACAACAAAACATGGTGAGACTATTCTTCATTTGGCTGTCAAGAACAATCACTTTGAAGTACTCAAGTTCTTGATGGAGAGTCTTGATGTTTCAAATCTCATGAATTTTCAAGATACTGATGGAAACACCATTCTACATTTGGCTACTGTTAGGAAACTCAACACT ATGATTATTTATCTACTTAAATTTGGTGTTGAAGTAAATGCTTTGAATCAAAAAGGATATACAACATTAGATGTAGTTGAAGCAGATGCAAGTAAATCTGGTGCTCTTGCAATCATCCCTGCATTACTAGATGCTGGTGCCAAAAGATGTGACCAATTACCACCAATTTTTCAAGACATCCAACAGGTAGTTGCATCACCAATTTTGGGATCATCATGGCAAAGAAAAACTACTAGTTTTCACTCTCCGTCCTCATCATCTCAGCATTCgtatcataataataattattatcatcAAAGGAAGcacaacaacaataattatcgCGGTACTaggacaaaaaaaatcaagctCCAAAGTGAAGGTCTAAGAAATGCaagaaaaacaataacaatTGTTGCCGTACTAATAGCAACTGTGACATTTGCTGCTGGTATTAATCCTCCTGGTGGATTTAATCAAGGAAATGGAAAAGCGTTATTGGGTAAAAAACCGGCCTTTAAGGTGTTTTTGGTATGTAACATTGTGGCACTTTTCCTTTCCCTTGGAATTGTTAATGTCCTTGTTAGTGTTATCCCATTCAAGAGACGAACAATGATGAAATTAATGGTGGCAACACACAAAGTAATGTGGATTTCTACATTATTTATGGCATCCGCTTATATAGCTGCAATATGGTCAATATTGCCACAAGGAAAGGGGGATTATTGGGTGCTAAGTGAAGTTGTGATCATAGGGGGAGGGTGCACTATGGCTGTGTTTCTAAGTTTGGGGATTTTGTTAGTGAGACAATGTAAAAGGAAGAGTGattggagaaaaaaaagagaggaacaTCATAAGAAGATGAAAGAGGAAAGTCCAAAGAGTAATACAAGTAGAGTTGAAGATATGAAAGTGGTGAAGAGAGAAAGTCATGAAGATGGTAGCAACTCAGATGTTGATAGCTCAGATCAAGGTTATCATTTGTATTAA